A stretch of the Sulfurospirillum sp. UCH001 genome encodes the following:
- a CDS encoding DegT/DnrJ/EryC1/StrS aminotransferase family protein, with amino-acid sequence MQIPFIDLKSQYEAYKEEINKEVLDVLNSTQFIMGPQVSKLEENLAKYTGAKYAYACSSGTDALLIALMAIDIQPDDEIITTPFTFIATAETIALLKAKPVFVDIDETTYNIDPKLIEAKITSKTKAIMPVSLYGQVADMDAINAIAKKHNLVVIEDACQSFGAEYKGKKSCNLSTIGCTSFFPSKPLGCYGDGGAVFCNDDEIAAKMKSILNHGQGKRYEHKYIGINGRLDAIQAAILNVKMNHFDAEVKKRVEVGERYTKLLAGADVITPKIMEDRNSMYAQYSIRVKNRESVMQKLNDVGVPTAVHYPIPLHLQEALSYLGYKKGDFPISEQVGTEIMSLPMSPFLTTEQQDFVVNALKA; translated from the coding sequence ATGCAAATCCCTTTTATCGACCTCAAATCGCAATATGAAGCTTATAAAGAAGAGATAAACAAAGAAGTTTTAGATGTTTTAAATTCAACCCAATTCATTATGGGTCCACAAGTCAGTAAACTTGAAGAAAATTTAGCGAAATATACAGGCGCAAAATACGCTTACGCATGTTCAAGTGGAACCGATGCACTTCTCATTGCACTTATGGCGATTGACATTCAACCAGACGATGAAATTATTACAACACCTTTTACATTTATTGCAACTGCTGAAACGATTGCACTTTTAAAAGCAAAACCTGTTTTTGTTGACATCGATGAAACAACGTATAACATTGATCCAAAACTCATTGAAGCAAAAATCACTTCAAAAACAAAAGCCATTATGCCAGTATCTCTGTATGGACAAGTTGCGGATATGGACGCAATTAACGCTATTGCAAAAAAACACAATTTAGTCGTTATCGAAGATGCATGCCAAAGCTTTGGTGCAGAATACAAAGGCAAAAAGTCATGTAACCTCAGCACCATAGGTTGTACCAGTTTCTTCCCATCAAAACCTCTTGGATGTTATGGTGATGGTGGTGCCGTTTTCTGTAACGATGATGAAATCGCAGCAAAAATGAAGTCTATTCTAAACCATGGACAAGGTAAACGTTACGAGCACAAATATATTGGCATCAACGGTAGACTTGACGCCATTCAAGCAGCCATTTTAAATGTCAAGATGAACCATTTTGATGCTGAAGTCAAAAAACGTGTTGAAGTGGGTGAGCGATACACCAAACTTTTAGCAGGTGCGGATGTCATCACACCAAAAATCATGGAAGATCGTAACTCTATGTACGCACAGTACTCTATTCGCGTTAAAAATCGTGAAAGCGTTATGCAAAAACTAAACGATGTAGGTGTTCCAACAGCGGTTCACTACCCTATTCCACTTCATTTGCAAGAAGCATTAAGCTATCTTGGTTATAAAAAAGGTGATTTTCCAATTAGCGAGCAAGTTGGAACTGAAATTATGAGTCTTCCAATGAGTCCATTTTTAACCACTGAACAACAAGATTTTGTTGTTAACGCACTTAAGGCATAA
- a CDS encoding Gfo/Idh/MocA family protein, protein MVKVALIGLGSMGQNHYRVLKSLPEFELTALCDIQQTREYDEPFYTDIDEMLEKADVQAVVIVVPTFLHKSVALKCLAKGKDLFIEKPVASNCEEAKEILEAANKAKAKVCVGYIERFNPVVEALKNELEGKEIYSIGITRVGPFPPRIADVGILTDLSVHDIDLIRYITEHEIEKVSIYKSQKIHNHHEDNAILSFQLSGEIVASITTNWLTPFRKRTIEVATKEGYYEADLMAQDLTEYSEYQKNNSYVIRKIMLKKEEPLIREHKAFAAYIETGDRHGLSTIEDSMITLDISSRKA, encoded by the coding sequence ATGGTAAAAGTAGCACTAATCGGTCTTGGATCTATGGGACAAAACCACTATAGAGTTTTGAAAAGTTTGCCAGAATTTGAACTTACAGCACTCTGTGACATTCAACAAACCAGAGAGTATGACGAGCCTTTTTATACAGATATTGATGAGATGTTAGAAAAAGCAGACGTTCAAGCCGTTGTCATCGTTGTTCCAACCTTTTTACACAAAAGCGTTGCACTCAAATGTTTAGCAAAAGGCAAAGATCTTTTTATTGAAAAACCCGTTGCTTCTAATTGCGAAGAAGCAAAAGAGATTTTAGAGGCTGCGAACAAAGCGAAAGCAAAAGTCTGTGTAGGCTACATCGAGCGTTTTAACCCAGTAGTAGAAGCATTGAAAAACGAGCTTGAAGGCAAAGAGATTTACAGTATTGGCATTACGCGTGTAGGACCATTCCCTCCACGTATTGCAGATGTTGGTATCTTAACAGACCTTTCTGTTCATGACATTGACCTTATTCGCTATATCACAGAGCATGAAATTGAAAAAGTGTCTATTTATAAATCTCAAAAAATTCATAACCACCATGAAGACAACGCTATTCTTTCGTTTCAACTCAGTGGGGAAATCGTTGCGAGCATTACCACCAACTGGTTAACACCGTTTCGTAAACGTACTATCGAAGTAGCGACTAAAGAAGGTTACTATGAAGCAGACTTGATGGCACAAGATTTAACAGAATATTCAGAGTACCAAAAAAATAACTCCTATGTTATCCGCAAAATCATGCTTAAAAAAGAAGAGCCTTTGATTCGCGAACATAAAGCATTTGCAGCATATATCGAAACAGGTGATCGTCATGGTTTAAGTACCATTGAAGACAGTATGATTACCCTTGACATTTCTTCTAGAAAGGCATAA
- the hemH gene encoding ferrochelatase, with amino-acid sequence MKQKALVLLNMGGPNNLDEVKLFLSNMFNDKNIITVKSSLLRRFIAVMITTSRTKKAQANYAKLGGKSPLVGYTQQLVDKLQKVMPDYYVSFAMRYTPPFCEGVIRELQAKGIDEVVLLPLYPHYSTTTTKSSVEDFMDVAKALRYKGNIQIIERFYEDEAYNRLLVKKIKEALGENDPSSMELIFSAHSLPQKIIAKGDPYQKEITLHVGLIENLLKEENLHFKAIHLAYQSKLGPVKWLEPSLEDTLKSLSNKNALIVPISFTIDNSETEFELSQEYAEVAHHLGFERYLVAKCPNDDDAFVECIKYLISY; translated from the coding sequence ATGAAACAAAAAGCGCTTGTACTCCTCAATATGGGAGGTCCTAACAACCTAGATGAAGTCAAGCTCTTTTTGTCCAATATGTTTAACGACAAAAATATCATCACTGTAAAAAGTTCTCTTCTAAGACGCTTTATTGCAGTGATGATCACCACTTCTCGTACTAAAAAAGCACAAGCAAATTATGCCAAACTTGGGGGGAAGTCACCTTTAGTGGGATATACTCAACAGTTGGTCGATAAACTCCAAAAAGTCATGCCAGACTACTATGTTTCATTTGCGATGCGCTATACACCTCCTTTTTGCGAGGGTGTCATTCGAGAACTTCAAGCAAAAGGAATTGATGAAGTTGTATTACTTCCACTCTATCCACACTATTCTACAACCACAACAAAATCTTCCGTAGAAGACTTTATGGATGTGGCAAAAGCATTGAGATACAAAGGAAACATACAGATTATTGAGCGTTTTTATGAAGATGAAGCCTATAACCGTCTTTTGGTTAAAAAGATCAAAGAAGCACTTGGAGAGAATGACCCATCAAGCATGGAACTTATTTTTTCTGCTCACTCGTTGCCTCAAAAGATTATCGCAAAAGGTGACCCATACCAAAAAGAGATTACATTACACGTAGGACTCATTGAGAACCTTTTGAAAGAAGAGAATCTTCATTTTAAAGCGATTCATCTTGCATATCAATCCAAATTGGGACCGGTAAAATGGCTAGAGCCTTCTTTGGAAGATACATTAAAATCCCTGTCCAATAAAAATGCCTTGATTGTACCTATCTCGTTTACAATTGATAATTCAGAAACAGAATTTGAACTGAGTCAAGAGTATGCTGAAGTTGCGCATCATTTAGGATTTGAACGCTATCTAGTTGCCAAATGCCCTAATGATGATGACGCTTTTGTGGAGTGTATTAAGTATTTAATTTCTTATTGA
- a CDS encoding penicillin-binding protein 2 yields MEQSDAKKIKILFLFVVVLIGFIIFLGTLFYWATIDRRLPKLEHSEVNHALRGNIISSDGFKIATSQKLYKALVDTRNIDPKKFDLFVKLYSLYSGDDPKAVAATLKSNSGSTVLSYRIDSKSAKYLQELSRKLYKLGVFKSYEDPKTGVAFLHGLSVIESGEDRLYPSVDSVTPILGYVKKTEQKNITKTTGVKGIERFYEDKLSSVQDSLVIGSRDISNAIILDGNSISSRRFDGYDVHLTVSLKMQKIIENILDKHQKNLEAKEIMVGIMNSETGEFVTLASSNRFNPDLIEKKDYGALNISAIEYIYEPGSVMKPITLALLLRANKVNPYDIVNAYGGSYKLGTKVIKDDHKADKYTVEDIIVYSSNIGTAQIAQKLDAIEFYQGLKDFGFSVRTGVDLPFEHPGIIPALNRFNSPIYKATVGYGYGMNATFMQLIKAYNVFNNNGRVLTPRLVKKLVSPSGQELFPEKIPDPQVITPAIAKRIQKILIKVVQQGTGTKAKMEGLEIGGKTGTAHIAEDGEYVRSYNGSFFGFANDKKNKYTIGVVVREAKKKQAYFAAQSAVPVFKEVVEKLVENGYLTPSTEIQNNLQ; encoded by the coding sequence ATGGAACAATCTGACGCCAAAAAAATCAAAATTCTTTTCTTATTTGTTGTTGTTCTTATTGGATTTATTATCTTCCTTGGAACGCTTTTCTACTGGGCGACCATTGATAGAAGATTACCCAAATTAGAGCATAGCGAGGTTAACCATGCATTGCGTGGAAACATTATCAGCTCTGATGGTTTTAAAATTGCTACCAGCCAGAAACTCTACAAAGCACTCGTTGATACACGTAACATCGACCCTAAAAAATTTGACCTCTTTGTAAAACTCTATTCGCTTTACAGTGGTGATGACCCTAAAGCTGTTGCTGCCACACTTAAGTCAAATTCGGGTAGTACTGTTTTGTCGTACCGCATTGATTCAAAAAGTGCAAAATATCTGCAAGAACTCTCACGAAAACTCTATAAATTAGGTGTATTTAAAAGTTATGAAGACCCCAAAACGGGTGTGGCTTTTTTACATGGTCTCAGTGTTATCGAAAGTGGAGAAGATAGACTTTACCCTTCTGTTGATTCTGTGACGCCTATTTTAGGGTACGTTAAAAAGACAGAGCAAAAAAACATTACAAAAACAACAGGTGTTAAAGGAATTGAGCGATTTTATGAAGATAAACTCTCTTCTGTACAAGACTCTCTTGTTATTGGCTCACGTGATATTTCTAATGCCATTATTTTAGATGGCAATAGTATCTCTTCTCGCCGTTTTGATGGATACGATGTTCATTTAACGGTTTCACTAAAAATGCAAAAAATTATTGAAAATATTTTAGATAAACATCAAAAAAACCTTGAAGCAAAAGAGATTATGGTGGGTATTATGAACAGTGAAACAGGCGAGTTTGTAACACTGGCATCAAGTAATCGTTTTAATCCCGATTTGATTGAAAAGAAAGATTATGGTGCTTTAAATATATCAGCGATTGAATATATTTATGAACCAGGCTCTGTTATGAAACCGATAACACTTGCATTATTGCTTAGAGCAAATAAAGTTAATCCTTATGATATTGTCAATGCGTATGGCGGAAGTTATAAACTAGGAACAAAAGTCATCAAAGACGACCATAAAGCGGATAAATATACTGTTGAAGATATCATTGTCTATTCAAGTAATATTGGTACGGCTCAAATCGCTCAAAAACTAGATGCAATTGAATTTTATCAAGGATTGAAAGATTTTGGTTTTTCTGTTCGTACGGGCGTTGATCTTCCTTTTGAACATCCAGGTATTATTCCAGCACTGAATCGTTTTAATTCACCAATTTATAAGGCGACGGTAGGATATGGCTATGGTATGAATGCTACTTTCATGCAACTTATTAAAGCCTATAATGTTTTTAATAATAACGGGCGTGTTTTAACCCCACGATTGGTTAAGAAATTAGTTTCTCCTTCAGGACAAGAACTTTTCCCAGAAAAAATACCAGACCCTCAAGTCATAACACCAGCAATTGCAAAACGCATACAAAAAATTTTGATTAAAGTTGTTCAGCAAGGAACAGGAACGAAAGCAAAAATGGAAGGTCTTGAGATTGGTGGAAAAACTGGTACAGCGCATATTGCCGAAGATGGTGAATATGTGAGAAGTTATAATGGTTCTTTCTTTGGATTTGCTAACGATAAGAAAAATAAATATACCATAGGTGTTGTTGTTCGTGAAGCAAAGAAAAAGCAAGCATATTTTGCTGCTCAAAGTGCGGTACCTGTTTTTAAAGAAGTTGTTGAAAAATTAGTAGAAAATGGTTATTTAACGCCTTCTACGGAAATTCAAAACAACCTTCAATAA
- the fliE gene encoding flagellar hook-basal body complex protein FliE produces the protein MPSTINTISSLTNKSNATVAKSEASNGDFSKILKDSIEEINDSQVKGDKAMADLATGEVKDLHQAAIAINKAETSMKMMLEVRNKALSAYKEIARTQI, from the coding sequence ATGCCAAGTACAATTAATACCATTTCATCATTAACCAATAAATCCAATGCTACTGTTGCTAAATCTGAAGCTTCAAATGGCGATTTTTCAAAAATTTTAAAAGATTCTATTGAAGAAATTAATGACTCTCAAGTCAAAGGTGATAAAGCAATGGCAGACCTAGCAACGGGTGAAGTCAAAGATTTACACCAAGCAGCTATTGCCATCAATAAAGCAGAAACAAGCATGAAAATGATGTTAGAGGTTCGTAATAAAGCGCTTAGTGCTTATAAAGAGATTGCTAGGACACAGATTTAA
- the flgC gene encoding flagellar basal body rod protein FlgC, with the protein MAYLSSFDISSYGLSAQRFRMDVISSNIANANTTRTSEGGPYQRKDVVFKAIDFNKTLNEKIAGNSNMLGYENPLDDPFLQENANPAIMSVAVDKVVRDESEFRYKYEPSHPDANEEGYVAYPNVNPVIEMSNLVEATRAYQANVSAFQSAKSIAQSAIDILKG; encoded by the coding sequence ATGGCATATTTAAGCAGTTTTGATATCAGCAGTTATGGGCTTTCAGCTCAACGTTTTAGAATGGACGTTATTAGCTCCAATATTGCTAATGCAAACACTACACGTACAAGTGAAGGTGGACCGTACCAACGTAAAGATGTTGTGTTCAAAGCGATTGATTTCAATAAAACCTTAAATGAAAAAATTGCAGGCAATTCAAATATGCTAGGCTATGAAAACCCACTAGATGACCCATTCTTGCAAGAAAATGCCAATCCTGCTATAATGAGTGTAGCTGTCGATAAAGTTGTTCGTGATGAGAGTGAATTTAGATACAAATATGAGCCTTCTCATCCTGATGCGAACGAAGAGGGTTATGTAGCATATCCCAATGTAAATCCTGTCATTGAGATGTCTAACCTTGTTGAAGCAACTCGTGCTTACCAAGCGAACGTTTCGGCGTTTCAAAGTGCAAAATCTATAGCACAAAGTGCGATTGATATTTTAAAAGGATAA